TCAACTGCCCGCCCCTTCCCCGCTCCGGCATACTGTCGCTTCCCATTCGCCAACGCCCGCGTTCACGACGCCACGACCTCCCCATCCCTACGATACTCGCCCGCCCTGCGGCGGCGCGCCCTCTATTCCGCACAAGGACTCCCCCCATGCACATCAATGCCGCCGGTCTCAGCCTGATCAAGCAATTCGAAGGACTGCGCCTCATCGCTTACCAGGACGCTGTGGGCATCTGGACCATAGGCTACGGACATACCGGGCCCGACGTGGCGCCGGGCAAGGCCATCACCCAGCCCCAGGCCGACCAACTGCTTCAAAACGATCTGGCGCGCTTTGAAAGCGGCGTTTCCAACTTGGTCAAGGTGCCGCTGAACGCCAACCAGTTCTCGGCCCTGGTCAGCTTCAGCTACAACCTGGGGCTGGGCAACCTGCAAAGCTCCACGCTGCTGCGCTTGCTGAACCAGCGCGACTACGCCGGCGCGGCCGGACAATTCCCCCACTGGGACAAGGCCGGCGGCCGTGTCCTGCCGGGCCTGAGCCGGCGCCGCCTCGCAGAGCAGGCGCTGTTCCAGGCCCCCGCCTCCTGATCGTCACAAGCCATCTTTCCGCGCGTTCCTGCAAACAGCCCGCCGGCCTGGCCCACGGGCTGTTTTCCCTTCCATCCGACGGAGACGCGCCATACAAGAAGAACTGAACCACCTGCACGACACCGCTACCCAAT
This genomic window from Chromobacterium phragmitis contains:
- a CDS encoding lysozyme, which translates into the protein MHINAAGLSLIKQFEGLRLIAYQDAVGIWTIGYGHTGPDVAPGKAITQPQADQLLQNDLARFESGVSNLVKVPLNANQFSALVSFSYNLGLGNLQSSTLLRLLNQRDYAGAAGQFPHWDKAGGRVLPGLSRRRLAEQALFQAPAS